A segment of the Bacteroidia bacterium genome:
AAAGTCCGAACAGCACAGTGCACCCTGCTTCCTAACAGGAAGGCATACTTGCGGAAGGTATGACAGATAGTGCCACAGAAAATATACCGCCTGTCCTTTTGGGCAGGTAAGGGTGAAAAGGTGCGGTAAGAGCGCACCGCTACTTTGGTGACAAAGTAGGCAGGGCAAACCTCAGGGGCTGAAAGACCAAATATACCTGCGCTATCAGGGTGGCACGCCCGAGCAGGTGGGTAGGTCGATAGAGTTATATTGCGAAATATAACCTAGATAAATGATACCTCTCGACAGAATTCGGCTTACAGATACGCGCTTCCGCATTTTGTGTTCAAACAAATTCTTACCTTTGTGCCTTAATTACTGAATAAATGGCACAAGGGTTTGAAACTTTTGGTCTATCTCCAGAATTGCTACGTGCTATCAGCGATTTAGGATATACCAAACCAACAGAAATTCAAGAAAAAGCAATTCCGTTGTTACTAATTCAGAATCAAGACTTTATTGGAATAGCTCAAACGGGAACTGGAAAAACCGCAGCCTTCGGCTTAGCCTTACTGCAAAAAATTGATACAAAAAGCAAACATATACAAGGTTTGATTCTGTGTCCTACAAGGGAACTGTGTATTCAAATTACAGAAGATTTGCAATCTTATGCAAAATATATTGCGGGCATGCGAATTCTTAGTATTTACGGTGGTACTAATATCCAAACTCAAATCAAGCAAATAAAACAAGGAGCAAACATTGTAGTAGCTACACCAGGGCGCTTGCTAGACCATTTACAACGAAAGACTATTCAGATAGATCAAATTCACACGCTTATTTTAGATGAAGCAGATGAAATGCTAAACATGGGTTTCAAAGAAGATATTGATGCTATTCTTGCCCAAGCCCCTTCTACTAAAAGAATATGGCTTTTTTCAGCCACTATGCCCGAAGAAGTCCATGCTATCGTTAAAAATTACATGCATCAGCCGTACGAGATAAAAATTGCTCAAAAAAATGAAACTGCTCCGAATATCACACATCGCTATTACGTATGCCGCCCAAATGATAAATATGAAGTCCTAAAACGTTTATTAGACTACTATCCTGACATTTATGCAATTGTATTTGTTCGTACTAAGGCAGAGACCCAAGAAATTGCAGAAAAGCTTATCCACGAAGGATACAACGCCGATGCCCTACACGGCGATTTATCTCAATCCATGAGAGATAAAACAATGAAACGATTTAGAGAAAAACATTTGCAAATTTTAGTAGCTACAGATGTAGCAGCTCGTGGCTTAGATATTGACGACATTACTCATGTTATCAACTATGATTTACCTGACGAAATAGAAACGTATATTCACAGAGCAGGGCGAACAGCCAGAGCAGGTAAAAGCGGCTATTGCTTATCTATCATT
Coding sequences within it:
- a CDS encoding DEAD/DEAH box helicase, with amino-acid sequence MAQGFETFGLSPELLRAISDLGYTKPTEIQEKAIPLLLIQNQDFIGIAQTGTGKTAAFGLALLQKIDTKSKHIQGLILCPTRELCIQITEDLQSYAKYIAGMRILSIYGGTNIQTQIKQIKQGANIVVATPGRLLDHLQRKTIQIDQIHTLILDEADEMLNMGFKEDIDAILAQAPSTKRIWLFSATMPEEVHAIVKNYMHQPYEIKIAQKNETAPNITHRYYVCRPNDKYEVLKRLLDYYPDIYAIVFVRTKAETQEIAEKLIHEGYNADALHGDLSQSMRDKTMKRFREKHLQILVATDVAARGLDIDDITHVINYDLPDEIETYIHRAGRTARAGKSGYCLSIITPQQERKIQSIKNLIKKNIHKFPIPQPGEVVERRFIHFFNTLKNLPYDETLISDYLPRIMKSVADLSREELIKRFSYMEFLQVLKYYQHAKDLSLPENTFEDRSKHTRLFINLGEKDGFDTIALIKFIEKHTNVPKRSIKKVELLPAFSFFTLSENFADTVIQTLQGIVYKGRTIKVEYAHKNQKKQSFVPNDKNRQKKPNLKMKNVQSKSRGTENKAKVSIEDYSIDANNQWILDE